Within Corvus cornix cornix isolate S_Up_H32 chromosome Z, ASM73873v5, whole genome shotgun sequence, the genomic segment CCTGCGGCCgtattttctgcagcagctggatggACTCATGGGAGAGGAAGTCCTGCCACTCGATGTGCCCCTTCTTGTCGGGGTCCAGGGCGTTGAactgcagggctgcctgctcctcctgtgcCTCAGGCATGGTCCGTTCGAACTGCTGCTTGTGCACTTGGTGTTTGTAGTGCAGGAAGTCATCCAGGGTcaggcagctctctgcaggggACAGATTGGCTATGCCCAGGAAGGAGGGGGAAcccacctccccagctgcttcctgcagccatCTGGGACCTGCCACATGGAGGGTACGCACCTGGAATGATCTTGCAGTTCTTCAGGGTCTCCATCAGGCTGTACATCTCTtcctctgtcagcagcagattGAGGTTGTCCTGGGGTGGGGGGCAGAGAGGAGCAAAGACATAGGGTGGAGGGAGCACACCTCTGTATGGCAGCACTGGGATCCCTTGAAAGCGTGTGGGTGTGGCCACCCAGAGAGGGATGTTTTGCTGTGTCACCCAAGGGTGCTGCAGTGGAATGGCTCCATGCCCCCGGGCTTTGGCCATTCCGGCCCTGACACAGCATGTCATGTACCCATGGTGCCACATCCCCCACCAACGTCCTGGAGGGCTAGCTGCAGGGGTGGGAAGGTGGAGAAGGGCCGCTGTCCCCTGTGTCTGGAGACCCCATCAGGCCAAGGTGGGTGGTGGGAACTGGAGAGCAGCAGGTCCCCCATTGTCCCAGACCAGGCTGTGAGGTGGGATCCTGCTCATGTTCCATGTGGGGCACAGTTCCCTGGGGAGCACCCACCACCCAGCAGTGGCCTGGTGTCCCCTACTCCAGGCACTCACGCAGTAGTAGCAGCTCCAGCCCGTCTCAGTGTGCGCTGTCTCCGTCACCTCCACGGCACTGTCCTTCTGCAGGTATCCCATGCGGCGCAGGCAGCCGTCGTGATACACCCGGGGGCAGATGCGGCAGGGGAAGAGGCTCTCGGCTGTCCACACCTCACAGATCTCACACATCTCATCATTCAGGATCTGGGGAGGGATGGGCAGATACTCAGAAGAGGAGAATGAGCAGGGGCTTGGCTTCTCGATCTGGGCAGTGCTTTGCAGGTGGGGGTGGATGCTGAGGGGCAGAGAGGACAGGAAGATGTGAATGTGCAGGGCTGGCATAGGGAAGAGGTCGTAAGGGACACGGCTGGTTGAGTTAGAGGAGGTTAGTGGGTGTGTTGGTGGGGATGAATGGTGGGTGGATGGGTCTGGCTGTAGGGTTGGTGTGGCCATGGGGTTGTAGGTTCTCTGGGGTGCAGCATGGTAGGTGTGGGTGGCTGGACTGTAGGGTTGTAGATTGGCTGGTCTTTAGGTTTGCACGTGTGGATGGATAAGCTGTAAGGTTTTCCcacacatttccatttccacttCCAAAGAGATACTAACCTGGGTATATTACCTGGGTACCGTGGCTGATCTAGCCTCAGAACATGGTTGGACATTGGAAcacagtggtcacagcaccaagcctggacaatactctcaggcacatggtatgattcttggggtgtcctgtgcatGGCCTGGAGTTGGacttcaatgatccttgtgggtcccttccagctcaggatattttatgTCTGTACGGCGCTACATAAGGTTGTAGGTGGGCTGGGGTGTAGGCTTGCTGGGTGGGTGGCTGGATGGGTAAGGCTGTGGGTGTGGATGGGTAGGTTGTAGGATTGAGGGCATGGGTGGATAAACTGTTGGATTGTAGACGGGCAGGGATGTAGGGGCTGCAGGTATGGAGGGGTGGGTTGAGTTGCAGGCTGGTTGACTGCAGGTGGACTAATATGTAGGTCAAGTTGTCTTCTTTTCCCCAGACCTAGAGCTGTCTGTGCCCAGCAGTGACTTCTTCCTTCCAAGACATCCCAGGGTCCCTCCAGGGCACATCTGAGTAGTTACACCCCCCTCCCCTTGTGGCACCTCCacctccccagcctggccacTGGTACACTGCCCCACTGAACCACCTCCATAGGGCTTTGCCATGCCCTGTGAGACTGTCATGGCCTGGCAGGCACTCAGGTGCTTATACAGCCCTGGGCTCTCCCCTGTGcacctccagccctgtccccatTCCTCCCACACTGTCTCTGTGGTTCCAGCGGCTTacctgctccctctgctccaggctgatGTCCGGGGGCTCATCATCGTGGAGCTCCCTCTTGGGCCGGATGAAGGCAGGTGGTGTGAACCTGTTGGCCCGGTCAAACTCCTCAGGCTCCACACCCCGGCCATCCCGCAGCCGCTCCCAGGCTGCCttgctggcactgctctccTCCGGCTGGGAAGGTCCTGCTGatgcttcctcctctccctcctgcacctcctgctccagcgTCCCCTGGCGTGCGGTGCCCGCCTCCGCCCGACGCCGTGTCGATGGCTGCTCCCGCAGCCCATCCTTGAAGGCTGACACGGCCAAGCTGACCTTCTGCACCCTCTCCACCGTCTGCCTCCTCGACATCAGCACCCCCATGGCTCTGCGGTGGGAAGGAAGGTGCTATGTCCCTGACGCCAAAAGGGCATCCCGATGGTTTTCCCccagctgtgtgaggagcagctcagggcagcagaAATGGGGTCTTTGTGACAAGCTGGTGCTGGGGTTATGATGGTGGCTATGGGGAGATGGATTCCGGGCCATGGAGGGTCTGAGTGGGTGGAGGAGTgggacaggaggcagggagaTGGTTTGGGGGTGCCTCCCCACCCTTGCTCTATGGACTCCAGCTTAACAAGAAACACATCCAGGCTTTTCCCATGCCAGATCAGTAACACCCACAGGGACTAGGACCAGCTGTAACCCTCTTTCTTGTGTGCATCTCCTTTCTGCCTTGAAGACAGCCTCTGTGGCCAGTCAAGGGTGAAAGAtgtcctccctgcagctctgcccaggacGCAGTCATAGCAGGTCTGGTGCTGACCCCTCACCTTCCTTAAATTCCTCTTCACTCACCTGCCTTTCTTCCACTCACAtgcttgtgtgtgtgctgctgctgctgtgatcaCTGGGCATCCTGCAAGAAGCCATGTGGGGAGGCTGGGCCAGCTGTAGCAGGGCTGTGAGGGTGCAAGGGGGAAGAGGTGCAATGCATGGGACTGGGACACATGGGTCCCAAGAAGGATATTTGGCTTCCAAGTACCAAGGGAAGATCATCTTGGGGTAAAATGGGGAggccaacagcagcagcattaacAAGTTGGACTCTGTCTCACTGGGTGTGAGCTGAAGCTGGGGAGAAGCAGGATTTGACCTCCAGTGTTGTGGGGCACAGCATCACCCCACATGGGTCCAAGGGCTTcccttgtgctgtgctggggttgCATTATGGAAGatgctgcccagggcagtggtggaatcaccatctctggaaatgtttaaaaaccaTGTAGACAtggcactcagggacatggtttaatggttgccttggcagtgctgggttaatggttggagttgatgatcttagaggtcttttccagccttaattaTTCTCTAATTCtatgctgcagcacagaggcacTCCCA encodes:
- the PHF24 gene encoding PHD finger protein 24 isoform X1; amino-acid sequence: MGVLMSRRQTVERVQKVSLAVSAFKDGLREQPSTRRRAEAGTARQGTLEQEVQEGEEEASAGPSQPEESSASKAAWERLRDGRGVEPEEFDRANRFTPPAFIRPKRELHDDEPPDISLEQREQILNDEMCEICEVWTAESLFPCRICPRVYHDGCLRRMGYLQKDSAVEVTETAHTETGWSCYYCDNLNLLLTEEEMYSLMETLKNCKIIPESCLTLDDFLHYKHQVHKQQFERTMPEAQEEQAALQFNALDPDKKGHIEWQDFLSHESIQLLQKIRPQNALLRLLTPKERERARAAFLALDQDNDGFIGEGECRQARHTWFRKHQKEMLSCNVRSGDEEHRPPCHSISHVGPISEGSPASSRNGKSPEKILPATKQEETRSIDWPGFLRENVAYILAARPNSAALHLQPLA
- the PHF24 gene encoding PHD finger protein 24 isoform X2, translated to MGVLMSRRQTVERVQKVSLAVSAFKDGLREQPSTRRRAEAGTARQGTLEQEVQEGEEEASAGPSQPEESSASKAAWERLRDGRGVEPEEFDRANRFTPPAFIRPKRELHDDEPPDISLEQREQILNDEMCEICEVWTAESLFPCRICPRVYHDGCLRRMGYLQKDSAVEVTETAHTETGWSCYYCDNLNLLLTEEEMYSLMETLKNCKIIPESCLTLDDFLHYKHQVHKQQFERTMPEAQEEQAALQFNALDPDKKGHIEWQDFLSHESIQLLQKIRPQNALLRLLTPKERERARAAFLALDQDNDGFIGEGECRQARHTWFRKHQKEMLSCNVSISHVGPISEGSPASSRNGKSPEKILPATKQEETRSIDWPGFLRENVAYILAARPNSAALHLQPLA